A window of Staphylococcus sp. 17KM0847 contains these coding sequences:
- a CDS encoding carbohydrate kinase, producing the protein MNKAFYAIGEALIDFIPKDRDRLLKEVNGFEPQVGGAPCNVAAAVQKLAGHSHLITQLGEDAFGDRIVETLEQIEVNSQFIQRTSSANTALAFVSLTADGERDFSFYRKPSADMLYDPEHIQTIPISSDDIIHFCSVALVESPMKAAHEALIEKARREGATVVFDPNVRLPLWDDHELYQQTIQTFIKQADIVKISDEELEFITQISDEAEAIQSLFQGHVKAVIYTEGSKGARLILQDGTIFSAQPQPVVAIDTTGAGDAFIGAVIAQLMRHETQPLETLKVHGEEILSFANKVAGHVVQKYGALTSLPTYEEL; encoded by the coding sequence ATGAATAAGGCGTTTTATGCCATAGGAGAGGCATTAATTGATTTTATACCTAAAGATAGAGACCGATTATTGAAAGAGGTCAATGGCTTTGAGCCACAGGTTGGCGGTGCTCCTTGTAATGTTGCAGCAGCAGTTCAAAAACTTGCAGGTCACAGTCATCTGATTACGCAACTTGGAGAAGATGCATTTGGAGATCGTATAGTTGAAACACTTGAACAGATAGAAGTAAACAGTCAGTTTATTCAGCGTACCTCCTCTGCAAACACTGCACTAGCTTTTGTAAGTTTAACAGCTGATGGTGAGCGTGATTTTTCATTTTATCGCAAACCCAGTGCAGATATGTTATACGACCCTGAGCATATTCAAACAATCCCTATCTCATCGGATGATATCATTCATTTTTGTTCTGTTGCACTTGTGGAAAGTCCAATGAAGGCAGCACATGAGGCTTTAATTGAAAAAGCACGTCGAGAAGGGGCAACAGTTGTATTTGATCCCAATGTACGGTTGCCATTATGGGATGATCATGAGCTGTATCAGCAAACAATCCAAACTTTTATTAAACAAGCAGATATTGTAAAAATCTCTGACGAAGAACTTGAATTTATCACCCAAATTTCAGATGAAGCTGAAGCGATTCAATCATTATTTCAAGGTCATGTTAAAGCAGTAATCTATACGGAAGGAAGTAAAGGGGCACGTCTAATTTTACAAGATGGAACGATATTTTCAGCGCAACCTCAGCCAGTAGTTGCTATTGATACAACAGGAGCAGGCGATGCTTTTATTGGTGCAGTTATTGCCCAACTTATGCGTCATGAAACACAGCCATTAGAAACTTTAAAAGTGCATGGAGAAGAGATTTTAAGTTTTGCAAACAAAGTGGCAGGGCATGTCGTTCAAAAGTATGGTGCTTTGACCAGTTTGCCAACATACGAAGAATTATAA
- a CDS encoding delta-lysin family phenol-soluble modulin (Members of this family are produced with retention of the N-formyl-methionine at the N-terminus.), which produces MVADIVGTIVEFVKLIAETVKKFTK; this is translated from the coding sequence ATGGTAGCAGATATCGTAGGCACTATCGTAGAATTTGTTAAACTTATTGCAGAAACAGTTAAAAAATTTACTAAATAA
- the groES gene encoding co-chaperone GroES has protein sequence MLKPLGSRIVIEKKEQEQTTKSGIVLTDSAKEKSNEGEVVAVGPGRLLENGERIVPEVQVGDRVVFQQYAGTEVKRNDKKYLILEAEDVLAIVEA, from the coding sequence ATGTTAAAACCATTAGGAAGCCGTATCGTAATAGAAAAAAAAGAGCAAGAACAAACGACAAAAAGTGGTATTGTTCTGACAGATTCAGCTAAAGAAAAGTCAAACGAAGGTGAAGTTGTTGCAGTAGGACCGGGACGCTTATTAGAAAATGGTGAGCGCATAGTACCGGAAGTACAAGTAGGTGACCGCGTTGTATTCCAACAATACGCAGGCACTGAAGTTAAACGCAACGACAAGAAGTATTTAATATTAGAGGCTGAAGACGTTTTAGCAATTGTTGAAGCATAA
- a CDS encoding sucrose-6-phosphate hydrolase has protein sequence MTQWSREMRYRKLEDATQAEIKELTEKVQASSYRQQYHIQPSTGLLNDPNGLIYFNGQYHISHQWFPLGAVHGLKYWDHYTSRNLVNYKHEGVVLEPDTQHDSHGVYSGSAFEFEGVLYYMYTGNHRDQNWERKSSQIVVKVKDNGQVEKLLPPAIAEPPIGYTQHFRDPKVFIKEGKLYALIGAQRTDETGCAVLYEATRPEGPWHFKGEIQTALTNFGYMWECPDYFQLNGKDVLVFSPQGIASEGARYKNIFQSGYIIGELNFDTLEMTHGDFIELDNGFDFYAPQTLTDEVGRRVMIGWMGLPDTEYPTDKEGWAHCLTLPRTLVIENDILKQKPHMHLRQLRMNKETALGYANKFLKQLHPYEGQQYELVIDILDNEASAIEFHLRASKNEATVIRYETETQKLILDRFDSGALPSPVEGTSRQTVLHTPLRQLRIFIDTSSIEIFCNEGERVLSSRIFPQKNANKIKVSTDSGQVYLQMTKYDIQGGNADE, from the coding sequence ATGACACAATGGTCTCGTGAAATGCGTTATCGCAAACTTGAAGATGCAACGCAAGCAGAAATAAAAGAATTAACAGAAAAAGTACAAGCGTCATCTTATCGTCAACAATATCACATACAGCCCTCAACAGGATTATTAAATGACCCGAATGGATTGATTTATTTTAATGGACAATATCATATTTCGCATCAATGGTTTCCTTTGGGGGCAGTGCATGGTCTAAAATATTGGGATCATTATACAAGCCGTAATCTTGTCAATTATAAACATGAAGGGGTTGTTTTAGAACCGGATACACAACATGATAGCCATGGCGTGTATAGTGGAAGTGCTTTTGAATTTGAGGGTGTACTTTATTATATGTATACGGGAAATCATCGTGATCAAAATTGGGAGAGAAAAAGTAGTCAAATTGTTGTAAAAGTCAAAGATAACGGTCAAGTGGAAAAATTATTGCCTCCTGCCATTGCAGAACCGCCAATAGGATATACCCAACATTTTAGGGATCCGAAAGTATTTATAAAAGAAGGAAAATTGTATGCGCTCATTGGTGCACAAAGAACAGATGAAACGGGTTGTGCAGTGTTATATGAAGCAACGCGTCCAGAAGGTCCATGGCATTTTAAAGGTGAAATTCAAACGGCATTAACAAACTTTGGCTATATGTGGGAGTGTCCGGACTACTTTCAACTTAATGGTAAAGATGTTCTTGTATTTTCACCACAAGGTATTGCATCAGAAGGAGCGCGTTACAAAAATATTTTTCAAAGTGGTTATATTATCGGTGAACTTAATTTTGACACGCTTGAAATGACACATGGTGACTTTATTGAGCTTGATAATGGCTTTGACTTTTATGCACCACAAACATTAACTGATGAAGTGGGACGACGTGTAATGATAGGATGGATGGGGTTACCAGATACAGAATATCCTACCGATAAAGAAGGATGGGCACACTGTTTAACACTTCCAAGAACATTAGTGATAGAAAATGATATTCTAAAACAAAAACCACATATGCATTTACGTCAATTACGTATGAATAAAGAAACAGCACTGGGTTATGCGAATAAGTTTTTAAAACAATTACATCCGTATGAAGGGCAACAATACGAGTTAGTTATTGATATTTTAGACAATGAAGCATCAGCCATAGAGTTTCATTTACGTGCTTCTAAGAATGAAGCGACAGTGATTCGTTATGAAACTGAGACACAAAAGTTGATATTAGATCGCTTTGATAGTGGAGCTCTACCCTCTCCAGTTGAAGGGACTTCACGTCAAACGGTATTACATACACCATTGCGTCAATTACGTATATTTATAGATACATCTAGTATTGAAATATTTTGTAATGAAGGTGAACGTGTCTTATCATCACGTATCTTCCCTCAAAAAAATGCCAATAAGATTAAAGTATCCACAGACTCTGGTCAAGTGTATTTGCAAATGACTAAATATGATATTCAAGGAGGTAATGCAGATGAATAA
- a CDS encoding carbon-nitrogen family hydrolase, with product MKVQVLQFYVTPANTKKNEQKITELFAQTIHDDTDIVVLPEMWNNGYALTVLQEKSDHSLSQAYPFIRQLAQQYNVDIIAGSVSNHQDGSLYNTAFNVLHDGTLNDYYHKIHLVPMLDEPQFLDAGDQVPDTFTLSNGTLASQIICYDLRFPEISRYPAAKGAEILFYVAQWPDTRQAHWRKLLQARAIENNAYIVAANGCGFDGQTTYAGHSMIINPNGDIIAEAQEDEATLTAVLDMHMVTEQRKAIPVFDNMRPEVYRYHFNKK from the coding sequence ATGAAGGTTCAAGTCTTACAATTTTACGTCACACCTGCTAATACAAAGAAAAACGAGCAGAAAATCACAGAACTTTTTGCACAAACAATCCACGATGATACCGATATTGTTGTCCTTCCTGAAATGTGGAACAACGGTTATGCATTAACGGTATTACAAGAAAAATCTGACCATTCGTTATCGCAGGCTTATCCTTTCATTCGACAGTTAGCACAGCAATACAATGTTGATATTATTGCCGGGTCAGTATCTAATCATCAAGACGGTTCACTTTATAACACCGCTTTTAACGTTCTACATGATGGCACGTTAAATGATTATTATCATAAAATTCATCTTGTTCCCATGTTAGATGAACCACAGTTTTTAGATGCAGGTGATCAAGTTCCTGATACATTTACATTATCAAATGGAACGTTAGCTTCACAAATTATTTGTTATGATTTACGCTTTCCAGAAATCAGTCGTTACCCTGCCGCTAAAGGAGCAGAGATTCTTTTCTATGTAGCACAGTGGCCTGATACTCGACAAGCACATTGGCGTAAACTTTTGCAAGCACGTGCAATTGAAAATAATGCATATATCGTAGCTGCAAATGGTTGTGGCTTTGATGGTCAAACGACATATGCAGGTCACTCCATGATTATTAATCCAAATGGAGATATTATTGCTGAAGCACAAGAAGATGAGGCAACATTAACGGCTGTTTTAGACATGCACATGGTTACCGAACAACGTAAAGCTATTCCTGTGTTCGACAACATGAGACCCGAAGTATATCGTTATCACTTTAATAAAAAATAG
- a CDS encoding accessory gene regulator AgrB, protein MQIIDKSIETLARRIQRHQNLDHIDFLKVRLGMQIVAINFFKTIVTYGCALLLNTFLYTLTVHVSYLLVRRNAHGAHAKSSLMCHIQNIIFFVLAPWIIAYYNISFVYMLPLSIVGWFIVMIYAPAATKKQPIKPHRRRGLKIKSIVLTSIVIAISLFMPTPYQQLISFGVIMQAVTLLPIFFPKEEDNR, encoded by the coding sequence GTGCAAATCATTGATAAAAGTATTGAGACGCTAGCGCGTCGAATACAGCGACACCAAAATTTAGACCATATTGACTTTTTAAAAGTACGATTAGGTATGCAAATTGTGGCTATTAATTTTTTTAAAACAATTGTAACTTATGGTTGTGCACTCCTCTTAAACACATTTTTATACACACTAACTGTTCATGTAAGTTATCTATTGGTGCGCCGTAACGCTCATGGCGCTCACGCCAAGTCTTCATTGATGTGCCATATTCAAAACATTATATTCTTTGTTTTAGCCCCTTGGATCATTGCATATTACAACATATCTTTTGTTTATATGTTACCCTTATCCATAGTGGGATGGTTCATCGTAATGATTTACGCCCCTGCCGCGACAAAAAAACAACCTATTAAACCTCACCGGAGACGTGGCTTAAAAATCAAATCAATTGTATTAACAAGCATTGTGATTGCTATTTCTCTATTTATGCCAACACCTTACCAACAATTGATAAGTTTTGGGGTTATTATGCAAGCAGTAACACTATTACCTATATTTTTCCCTAAGGAGGAAGATAATCGATGA
- the agrA gene encoding quorum-sensing response regulator AgrA, which translates to MKILICEDDPKQRKRMEDIINNYIMIEEKPMEIEVSTDDPYVLLEASKNMADVGCYFLDIQLESDINGIKVGSEIRKHDPIGNIIYVTSHSELTYLTFVYKVAAMDFIFKDDPSELQTRIIDCLETALKRLDLLTKDSNIETLELKRGSNSEYVNYDDVMFFESSPKSHRLIAHLDNRQIEFYGNLKEMAQIDDRFFRCHNSFVLNRKNISHIDAKERIVYFKNNEFCYVSVRNIKKI; encoded by the coding sequence ATGAAAATCTTAATTTGCGAAGATGATCCAAAACAACGCAAGCGCATGGAAGATATTATTAATAATTATATTATGATTGAAGAAAAACCTATGGAAATTGAAGTTTCAACTGATGATCCATATGTACTATTAGAAGCTTCAAAAAATATGGCTGATGTGGGATGCTATTTTTTAGATATCCAGTTAGAATCTGATATTAATGGCATTAAAGTGGGGAGTGAGATTCGAAAACATGACCCTATTGGTAATATCATTTATGTTACCAGTCATAGTGAACTGACATACCTGACTTTTGTTTATAAAGTCGCAGCAATGGATTTTATTTTTAAAGACGATCCCTCCGAATTACAAACTCGAATTATTGATTGCTTAGAAACTGCTTTAAAACGCTTGGACTTACTTACAAAAGATAGCAATATAGAAACATTAGAACTCAAGCGTGGCAGTAATTCTGAGTATGTAAATTATGATGATGTTATGTTTTTTGAGTCTTCTCCAAAATCTCATCGGCTTATCGCACATTTAGATAATCGCCAAATTGAGTTTTATGGTAATTTAAAAGAAATGGCTCAAATTGATGATCGCTTTTTCCGTTGTCACAATAGTTTTGTACTGAATCGTAAAAATATTTCCCATATTGATGCTAAAGAACGTATTGTTTACTTTAAAAATAATGAGTTCTGTTACGTATCTGTACGTAATATTAAAAAAATATAA
- a CDS encoding SdrH family protein, producing MQQFLMMDQAKIRCCIRTAIAVTILVISSCCIGNKEIFANNTNDAKLQAPAPTNHTLEHNDKNQEEKQQDHPVADDISQESGTKEENTASDKEETDSDSNKDEGEVVETIPDSTIEYPKDKKDTETGNQNNGDSDPVYHNDKDTLQMESNIETTETRTPSYAAHISGSFKYNPIVSERFENLDYDSRTTLLPDHIKKLEQKNSFENNHFLNQIQQRSDYFRFQQFQPLVTRDYYKNLDKQVLGLIAGEVGGMPDLQRPSEKAVISGQQEDKKRNIEQTRTLVSKTKVKKEESTETASTSNHWLWYIVGMGTLFAILTYIIWRRK from the coding sequence ATGCAGCAATTTTTAATGATGGATCAGGCTAAAATAAGGTGTTGTATAAGAACAGCAATTGCTGTAACGATACTCGTTATCTCAAGTTGTTGCATAGGAAATAAAGAGATATTCGCTAACAATACAAATGACGCTAAATTACAAGCACCAGCTCCTACAAATCATACACTTGAGCATAATGATAAGAATCAGGAAGAGAAGCAACAAGATCATCCAGTTGCTGATGATATATCTCAAGAGAGTGGCACAAAAGAAGAAAATACAGCTTCTGATAAAGAAGAGACAGATAGCGATAGTAATAAAGATGAGGGAGAGGTCGTCGAAACGATTCCTGATAGTACGATAGAATATCCGAAAGACAAAAAAGATACAGAAACGGGCAATCAAAACAATGGGGATAGTGATCCTGTATACCATAACGATAAAGATACTCTACAAATGGAGTCAAATATCGAAACAACTGAAACGCGAACACCATCTTATGCAGCTCATATTAGTGGGAGTTTTAAGTATAATCCCATAGTATCCGAACGATTCGAAAATTTAGATTATGATAGTAGAACCACACTTTTGCCGGATCATATAAAAAAACTCGAACAGAAAAATAGTTTTGAAAATAATCATTTTCTGAATCAAATACAACAACGCTCAGATTATTTTCGATTTCAACAATTTCAACCACTTGTAACGCGTGATTATTATAAAAATTTAGATAAGCAAGTGTTAGGCTTGATCGCCGGAGAGGTAGGGGGAATGCCAGATTTACAGCGCCCTTCAGAAAAAGCGGTTATTTCAGGGCAACAAGAAGATAAAAAGAGAAATATTGAACAAACACGTACCCTAGTGTCTAAAACGAAAGTAAAAAAAGAGGAATCTACCGAAACCGCTTCTACGAGTAATCATTGGTTATGGTATATCGTGGGTATGGGGACATTATTTGCAATACTGACTTATATCATATGGCGCAGAAAATAG
- the agrC gene encoding quorum-sensing sensor histidine kinase AgrC: MEIIYIVVLTLFQVFVLFTVTNLILVDKPKYTRRDYLSIIIGIVVPSTVLFLYFGNATLFFLILCFFIFFYKKKRMIGIISILMSVLILILSDFLATLLHGYLSSRNINFYLNQAIYVFIFVVGCFLFAILFRYLMRLLKFSWLYVNKLYLFLLATMLTVFFILIDIFKPTKIHSIEDMKAIALVVIVYFIAFAILVIMISITASREITYRRNKQEIEDYYKYTLQIEQINNRMRKFRHDYINILSSMSEYLREDDLEGLKSYYYTHISPLKDNFEHNSLKLNGVEKLRLREIKGVMTTKILQAQENDIEVSVEVADEITHINMPLIDLSRVLGIIMDNAIEASLTIDDPMIQIAFIKTDTSVLIIIMNKAPDNLPKLHTLFQEGFSTKGQNRGLGLSTLKEITDNTDNALLDTTINNHYFIQKLEIMNDNT; encoded by the coding sequence TTGGAAATTATATATATCGTTGTTTTGACGTTATTTCAAGTTTTTGTATTATTTACAGTGACGAATTTAATTTTAGTTGACAAACCAAAGTACACACGAAGGGATTACCTCTCTATCATTATAGGGATTGTAGTCCCTTCTACCGTTTTGTTTCTCTATTTTGGAAATGCAACTCTATTTTTTTTGATTCTATGTTTTTTTATCTTTTTTTATAAAAAGAAACGTATGATCGGTATTATTAGTATTTTAATGAGTGTTCTTATTTTAATTTTAAGTGATTTTCTCGCCACTTTACTACACGGTTATCTTTCCTCTCGTAATATTAACTTTTATTTAAATCAGGCAATTTACGTTTTTATTTTTGTTGTTGGATGTTTTTTATTCGCTATTTTATTTCGCTATCTCATGCGTTTATTAAAGTTTTCTTGGCTTTATGTTAATAAGTTATATCTTTTCCTATTAGCAACGATGCTTACCGTCTTCTTTATTCTTATCGATATTTTCAAACCAACAAAGATACACTCGATCGAAGACATGAAAGCGATTGCACTCGTTGTGATTGTTTACTTTATTGCTTTTGCCATACTTGTTATTATGATTTCTATTACTGCTTCAAGAGAAATAACATACCGTCGAAATAAGCAAGAAATTGAAGACTATTATAAATATACATTACAAATCGAACAAATTAATAATCGTATGAGGAAATTTCGCCATGATTATATTAATATTTTGTCATCTATGTCTGAATATTTAAGAGAAGATGATTTAGAAGGGTTAAAATCTTATTACTATACACATATCAGCCCTTTAAAAGACAATTTTGAACATAACTCATTAAAATTAAATGGCGTCGAGAAACTAAGACTACGTGAAATAAAAGGTGTAATGACAACTAAAATTTTACAAGCTCAAGAAAATGACATCGAAGTCAGTGTAGAAGTTGCAGATGAAATTACACATATTAATATGCCTCTTATTGATTTAAGTCGTGTACTTGGTATTATTATGGACAATGCTATTGAAGCGTCTTTAACAATAGATGATCCTATGATACAGATTGCTTTTATTAAAACTGATACGTCTGTCTTAATTATCATTATGAATAAAGCACCCGATAACTTACCGAAATTGCATACACTATTTCAAGAAGGCTTTTCAACAAAAGGTCAAAATCGTGGGTTAGGACTCTCAACATTAAAAGAAATCACGGACAACACAGATAATGCTTTATTAGACACAACAATTAATAATCATTATTTTATTCAGAAGTTAGAAATTATGAATGATAACACATAG
- the groL gene encoding chaperonin GroEL (60 kDa chaperone family; promotes refolding of misfolded polypeptides especially under stressful conditions; forms two stacked rings of heptamers to form a barrel-shaped 14mer; ends can be capped by GroES; misfolded proteins enter the barrel where they are refolded when GroES binds) codes for MAKELKFSEDARQAMLRGVDQLANAVKVTIGPKGRNVVLDKEFSAPLITNDGVTIAKEIELEDPYENMGAKLVQEVANKTNEIAGDGTTTATVLAQAIIQEGLKNVTSGANPVGIRQGIDKAVAVAVQALHDISQKVENKEEIAQVGAISAADEEVGRYISEAMEKVGNDGVISIEESNGFNTELDVVEGMQFDRGYQSPYMVTDSDKMIAELENPYILITDKKITSFQDILPLLEQVVQSNRPILIVADEVEGDALTNLVLNRMRGTFTAVAVKAPGFGDRRKAMLEDLAILTGAQVITEDLGLELKETSIDMLGTASKVEVTKDNTTVVDGNGDPTNIDARVNQLKAQIEETESDFDREKLQERLAKLAGGVAVIKVGAASETELKERKLRIEDALNSTRAAVEEGIVAGGGTALMNVFKEVEAIEATGDIETGVNIVLKALQAPVRQIAENAGLEGSVIVEQMKNAEPGVGYNAATDEWVNMLEAGIVDPTKVTRSALQHAASVAAMFLTTEAVVASLPEEKGNDVPPMGGMPGMM; via the coding sequence ATGGCTAAAGAACTTAAATTTTCAGAAGATGCACGTCAAGCCATGTTACGTGGTGTTGACCAATTAGCAAATGCTGTAAAAGTAACGATTGGTCCAAAAGGGCGTAATGTTGTACTAGATAAAGAATTTTCTGCACCGTTGATTACAAATGATGGTGTCACAATTGCAAAAGAGATTGAGTTGGAAGATCCATATGAGAATATGGGAGCCAAGCTCGTTCAAGAAGTTGCAAATAAAACAAATGAAATTGCTGGAGATGGAACAACAACAGCAACCGTTTTAGCACAAGCAATCATTCAAGAAGGTCTTAAAAACGTAACAAGCGGTGCTAACCCTGTAGGTATCCGTCAAGGGATTGATAAAGCGGTAGCAGTGGCAGTGCAAGCATTACATGATATTTCTCAAAAGGTAGAAAATAAAGAAGAAATTGCACAAGTCGGTGCGATTTCAGCAGCTGACGAAGAAGTCGGTCGCTATATTTCAGAAGCGATGGAAAAAGTCGGTAATGATGGTGTGATTTCAATAGAAGAGTCGAATGGCTTCAATACAGAGTTAGATGTTGTAGAAGGTATGCAATTCGACCGAGGTTACCAATCACCGTATATGGTAACAGATTCTGATAAAATGATTGCAGAATTAGAAAATCCATATATATTAATTACAGATAAAAAAATAACATCATTCCAAGATATCTTACCGTTATTAGAACAAGTCGTACAATCTAACCGTCCTATCTTAATTGTAGCTGATGAGGTAGAGGGAGATGCATTAACAAATCTTGTATTAAATCGTATGCGTGGCACGTTTACTGCAGTTGCTGTTAAAGCACCTGGATTTGGTGATCGTCGTAAAGCAATGTTAGAAGATCTAGCCATTTTAACAGGAGCGCAAGTCATCACAGAAGATTTAGGTTTAGAGCTTAAAGAAACTTCTATCGATATGTTAGGAACAGCAAGCAAAGTAGAAGTAACCAAAGATAATACAACAGTTGTAGATGGCAATGGTGACCCAACAAATATTGATGCACGTGTAAACCAACTCAAAGCACAAATTGAAGAAACAGAGTCAGATTTTGATCGTGAAAAATTACAAGAGCGTCTTGCTAAATTAGCAGGAGGTGTTGCAGTGATCAAGGTTGGTGCAGCATCAGAAACAGAATTAAAAGAACGTAAATTGCGTATTGAAGATGCTCTAAACTCAACACGTGCTGCCGTAGAAGAAGGTATTGTTGCTGGTGGTGGTACAGCATTAATGAATGTTTTCAAAGAAGTTGAAGCTATTGAGGCGACTGGAGATATTGAAACAGGTGTGAATATTGTATTAAAAGCATTACAAGCGCCGGTACGCCAAATTGCTGAAAATGCAGGCTTAGAAGGTTCTGTTATTGTAGAACAAATGAAAAATGCAGAACCGGGTGTTGGTTATAATGCAGCAACAGATGAATGGGTGAACATGCTTGAAGCAGGTATTGTAGACCCTACAAAAGTGACACGTTCAGCTTTACAACACGCAGCAAGTGTTGCTGCAATGTTCTTAACGACAGAAGCTGTTGTAGCAAGCTTACCAGAAGAAAAAGGAAATGATGTACCACCAATGGGCGGTATGCCAGGCATGATGTAA
- the agrD gene encoding cyclic lactone autoinducer peptide AgrD, which yields MNILDAIVTFFTNLFKAIGNFGWYRTCTGYFDEPEIPRELLDLDQ from the coding sequence ATGAATATTTTAGATGCTATTGTAACTTTCTTCACTAATCTATTTAAAGCTATTGGTAACTTTGGATGGTATAGAACTTGCACAGGTTACTTTGACGAGCCAGAAATTCCTCGTGAACTGTTAGATTTAGATCAGTAA
- the mroQ gene encoding intramembrane glutamic endopeptidase MroQ: MNRIIISFLTVSVYIVALFSPNIALAVGWLDASSMHEQLQRVTYIQVAAYIIAAIIISLLHLSIKNKYAFEYQLKEPKRYIVIWILAGLVTVFIAQIITNLISTFLLGVSPASENTMRIMKIARQMPILILLVAIVGPFLEEFVFRKVLFGELYNAIKGKVATKFIIATTISSSIFAVAHADLSHFLTYFVMGVIFSAFYIYTKRLSIAIGIHMTQNALVALIQFSIPEDVIEKALEQAQFILLNLIHLL, translated from the coding sequence ATGAATCGAATTATTATTTCATTTTTAACAGTGAGTGTATATATTGTTGCACTATTTTCACCCAATATTGCCCTTGCCGTTGGATGGCTGGACGCTTCATCAATGCATGAACAACTACAACGTGTGACTTATATCCAAGTGGCTGCTTATATCATAGCTGCTATTATTATTTCATTGCTACATTTGAGTATTAAAAATAAATACGCTTTTGAATACCAATTGAAAGAGCCTAAACGTTATATTGTGATATGGATCTTAGCAGGTCTTGTCACTGTATTTATTGCTCAAATTATAACAAACTTAATTAGCACTTTTTTATTGGGAGTCAGCCCTGCAAGCGAAAATACAATGCGTATTATGAAAATTGCACGTCAGATGCCTATATTAATTTTGCTGGTTGCGATTGTCGGACCTTTTCTTGAAGAATTCGTCTTTAGAAAAGTCTTATTTGGTGAATTATACAATGCTATAAAAGGAAAAGTCGCTACAAAATTCATCATTGCCACTACAATAAGTTCTTCTATTTTTGCTGTTGCACATGCTGATTTATCGCATTTTCTAACTTATTTTGTGATGGGCGTTATTTTTTCAGCATTTTATATTTATACCAAACGACTCAGCATTGCAATAGGTATCCATATGACTCAAAATGCGCTCGTTGCACTTATTCAATTTTCAATTCCTGAAGATGTAATAGAAAAAGCATTAGAGCAGGCACAATTTATTTTGTTAAATCTTATACATCTTTTGTAA